In one Papilio machaon chromosome 15, ilPapMach1.1, whole genome shotgun sequence genomic region, the following are encoded:
- the LOC106721019 gene encoding NADH dehydrogenase [ubiquinone] 1 beta subcomplex subunit 5, mitochondrial produces MVSWSGLGRSFGINLFKNKLIPFKGQNVNFSTSKIFNGDHGHKVMALQPSRWQWHKFKDMFHYYAMVGLIPVTAIIFYTNVFIGPAQLEPIPKDYTPKYWEYHRHPITRFIARYIHNDPQQDYEKFMHFIDEEHQKMKLRALEKEIVKKMSERQDYQAYYYRPMVNKYLRINKQVGDEIYNRLGDDVKD; encoded by the exons ATGGTTTCTTGGAGTGGATTAGGTCGATCTTTTGgcatcaatttatttaaaaacaagttaataCCTTTTAAAGGACAAAATGTGAATTTTTCTACCAGCAAAATATTTAACGGTGATCATGGCCATAAGGTTATGGCACTACAACCATCGAG aTGGCAATGGCACAAATTCAAGGACATGTTCCATTACTATGCAATGGTCGGCTTGATTCCCGTGActgcaataattttttacaccAATGTTTTTATTGGTCCCGCTCAACTGGAACCAATTCCTAAGGATTACACTCCAAAATATTGGGAGTATCATCGTCACCCAATAACGAGGTTTATTGCTCGCTATATCCACAATGATCCACAGCAG GATTATGAAAAATTCATGCACTTCATTGATGAAGAGCATCAAAAAATGAAACTCCGTGCTTTGGAGAAGGAAATAGTTAAGAAAATGTCTGAACGCCAAGACTATCAAGCATATTACTATAGACCGATGGTCAACAAATACCTACGTATAAACAAACAAGTTGGTGACGAAATCTACAACCGTCTTGGTGATGATGTTAAAGATTAA
- the LOC106721062 gene encoding neurofilament medium polypeptide isoform X2, whose protein sequence is MRCRPKDKLLNKLEENEPELASSPEEECVICVNAKATMQTSPCGHRVVCRRCFVKTIQMAVSQRLLPLRCVICRAKILRLRQAPRLVTSKSWQVSSSSGKSWGVPGSVSSYSVGARSVPASASLYSVTSGESSLSGVSSVSSNSGGNVSGCSTKLCGGSKCGGACLGAIPRPPAATHKPRQPASNTLRRSQQQSMKARLQEYQMHSYTGGPAGEPSGRLPPIREFQRDFREGRRESAVASCASTRIRCAQKIVTQLETSPQKDNQHFFRPLKPSNKDDTPRSRDQSKETDKKKDNPKAKPKKEEKKKKEEENTKSGDKSKKDESSDNKKNEIAERKKEEKLRLKAEKEAKKEAKLQAKEEERQAKLLAKEEERQAKLLAKEEKKKAKKEAKLAAQAEKEKAK, encoded by the exons GACAAATTGCTCAATAAGCTAGAGGAAAATGAGCCCGAGTTAGCTTCATCTCCCGAAGAAGAA TGCGTGATATGCGTGAACGCAAAAGCGACGATGCAGACATCGCCGTGCGGCCACCGCGTGGTCTGCCGGCGGTGCTTCGTAAAGACCATCCAGATGGCAGTCAGCCAGCGCCTGCTGCCGCTGCGCTGCGTCATTTGTCGTGCCAAGATCCTGCGTCTGCGCCAGGCGCCACGACTAGTCACTAGCAAGAGTTGGCAA GTGTCGAGCTCCAGTGGCAAGTCGTGGGGCGTGCCAGGCTCTGTTTCGAGCTACTCTGTGGGCGCACGCTCCGTACCCGCCTCCGCCTCGCTCTACTCCGTCACCAGTGGAGAATCTTCCCTTTCAG GAGTATCATCAGTGTCATCAAACAGTGGTGGCAATGTGAGCGGGTGCAGTACAAAACTATGCGGGGGCTCCAAGTGTGGCGGAGCGTGCCTCGGCGCTATTCCGCGCCCGCCCGCCGCCACGCACAAGCCGCGACAACCAGCTTCTAATACGCTGCGCCGCTCGCAGCAACAAAGCATGAAG gcCCGACTGCAAGAATATCAGATGCACAGCTACACGGGCGGACCGGCGGGCGAGCCTTCCGGCCGACTGCCACCAATAAGGGAGTTCCAGAGGGACTTCCGCGAGGGACGACGCGAGAGCGCCGTAGCCTCGTGTGCCTCTACTAGGATAAG ATGTGCCCAGAAAATAGTTACGCAATTAGAAACCTCTCCACAGAAAGACAACCAACACTTCTTCCGACCCCTTAAGCCTTCGAATAAAGACGACACCCCTAGATCTAGAGACCAAAGCAAAGAGACTGATAAGAAAAAAGATAACCCCAAAGCTAAACCAAAAaaggaagaaaagaaaaagaaagaagaagaaaatacGAAATCCGGAGATAAAAGCAAGAAAGACGAAAGCAGTGATAACAAGAAGAATGAAATAGCGGAGAGAAAGAAGGAAGAGAAATTACGGCTTAAAGCTGAGAAGGAAGCGAAAAAAGAAGCTAAACTTCAGGctaaagaagaagaaagacAAGCGAAGCTTCTAGCTAAGGAAGAAGAACGGCAAGCTAAATTATTAGCAAAAGAAGAGAAGAAGAAGGCAAAGAAAGAAGCTAAGTTAGCAGCACAAGCAGAAAAAGAGAAggcaaaatga
- the LOC123721718 gene encoding pancreatic lipase-related protein 2 produces the protein MKPSPCTIMTFFIGIAEICYMPAPIGECINCCLRDDGIDIQYKLFNRVHPTTFHTVPSNNLTELSRTDFDISKPTVIYVMGFSEAITGASTTTMRDAYLAASDCNFISVDWSRLMPFPWYITAVKNTRYMGVKLADFIQYLDSVGSKASSLHVVGFSLGAEAAGFAGKMLKSRGLQIGRITGLDPAYPGYTFTNTDGHLSKGDAAFVDVIHTNPGIFGFLTPIGDVDFYPNYGSWIQPGCWVDQLVKNMEVKYIYGCSHIRAWRYYAESLRNPTGFPATLCKTWRNPTSNCGFSVDGYMGIGAQPPIKGIMYLETNQYSPFAKNGP, from the exons ATGAAACCCTCACCGTGCACGATAATGACCTTTTTCATTG gtATAGCAGAAATCTGTTACATGCCAGCTCCGATAGGCGAGTGTATCAACTGTTGTCTAAGAGATGACGGCATCGACATCCAATACAAGCTATTCAACAG AGTGCATCCCACAACGTTCCATACAGTCccatcaaataatttgacagAATTGTCCAGAACTGATTTTGATATCTCGAAGCCAACCGTTATTTATGTAATGGGCTTCTCAGAGGCTATCACAGGAGCAAGCACTACAACAATGAGAGATG CATATTTGGCTGCCAGTGATTGTAACTTTATCTCTGTGGATTGGTCGCGTCTTATGCCATTCCCGTG GTACATTACAGCAGTTAAGAACACTCGGTACATGGGAGTGAAATTAGCAGACTTTATACAGTACTTGGACTCAGTGGGCTCGAAGGCGTCGTCATTACACGTTGTCGGATTTTCTTTAGGCGCTGAAGCAGCGGGATTCGCTGGAAAGATGTTGAAATCCAGAGGCCTACAAATAGGCAGGATAACTG GTTTGGACCCTGCCTACCCAGGATACACGTTCACGAACACAGATGGTCACTTGTCCAAGGGTGATGCTGCCTTCGTTGACGTCATTCATACGAATCCCGGGATTTTCGGGTTCCTGACGCCTATTGGTGACGTCGACTTTTATCCCAATTATGGGTCTTGGATCCAGCCGGGATGTTGGGTTGATCAGCTTGTTAAGAATATGGAGgtgaaatatatat ATGGTTGCAGTCATATTCGCGCGTGGCGGTATTACGCGGAGTCCCTCAGGAACCCCACTGGTTTCCCCGCCACCCTTTGCAAGACGTGGCGGAACCCCACCAGTAACTGTGGGTTCAGTGTTGACGGATATATGGGTATAGGAGCTCAACCACC GATCAAAGGGATAATGTACTTGGAGACGAATCAGTATTCTCCGTTTGCGAAGAATGGACCGTAA